Genomic window (Sphingomonas sp. HF-S4):
TCGTCACCACGGTGAAGAACAAGCTGAAGTATGACGACACGCTCGACGTGTTCGGCGTCCACTGCGTCGGCGGCATCGTCGGCGCGATCGGCACCGCGATCGTCGCCGATCCGGCGCTGGGCGGCCAGGGCTTCATGGACTTCAACGTGATCCCCGCGGTCGCCGGCACCTACGACATGGGGGCGCAGCTGCTCACCCAGGCCAAGGCCGTGGGCATCACGCTGGTGCTCTCGGGCGGGGTCACGGCGATCCTGTTCCTGGCGATCAAGCACACGATCGGGCTGCGTCCCAGCGTCGAGGTCGAGCTCGAAGGGCTGGACATCAACGAGCATGGCGAGCGCGCCTACAACTACTGACGAGATCGGGCGCCGCGCACTCCTGCCAAAGCGCGGCGCCCAAACGACGTTCCTCCTGCGGACGACTGGGCCGGTGGTGCAAGCCACCGGCCCTCTTTTTTGCGCGGCGAGCGCCTACCCCAGATCCTCGGCGATGAACGCCGCGCCGCGCTCGCCGATCATGATCGTCGGCGCATTGGTGTTGCCGCCGATCAGCCGCGGCATCACCGAGGCGTCGGCGACGTACAGCCCTTCCACCCCGCGGACCCGCAGCCGCGGATCGACCACGGCATCGTCGTCCGATCCCATCCGCGCAGAGCCGACCGGATGGTAGATCGTGTCGGCGCGCGTGCGGATCAGCGCCTCGAGCGCGGCATCGTCGGCCAAGTCGACCGGATACCGGTCGCGGCCCTTATAGTCGGCGAGCGGCGCGGTCTCGAGGATGCGGTACATCGCGCGCGTGCCCGCCTTGAGCACCGCCATATCGCGCGGATCGCTCAGGAAGTTGGGGTCGATCAGGGGTGGGGCATCGGCGTGGGGCGACTGGAGCCGCACGCTGCCGCGGCTCTCGGGCCGCAGCACGCAGGCGTGGCAGCTGAAACCATGCCCGGCTACCTTGGCACGGCCATGATCCTCGACGATCGCGATCAGGAAATGGAGCTGGACGTCGGGCCGCTCGCCGGCGCGTTCGGTGCGCAGGAATGCCCCCGCCTCGGCATAGGGCGTCGTCATCCCGCCGCTCCGCGTCATCAGCCAGCGCATCAGCCCGCCCAGCGACTTGAGCGTCCCCATCGCCGAGCGCCCGAGGAACAGGCTGCCGGGAGTCTCGAACGCCGCGACGTAATCGACATGGTCCTGGAGGTTCGACCCGACCGCAGGGCGATCGACGCGCACCGGCACGCCCATCTCGGCAAGGTGCGCACCCGGCCCGATCCCGGAGAGCATCAACAACTGCGACGTCTGGAACGCCCCCGCCGCCAGCACGACGCGTCGCGCCCGGATCGTGCGCGCTTCCCCGCCGCGGCGATAGGCGACGCCGCAGGCGCGGCCACCTTCGAAGAGAATGCGCTCGACCATCGCCTCACAGAGCACCTCCACGCCGCCGCCCGGCAGATAGGCGCGCGATGCGCTCCAGCGCTCGCCGTTCCGCTGCGTCACCTGGTAGAGCCCGGCGCCTTCCTGCCGCGCGCCGTTGAAGTCGGGATTGACCGGGATCTGCAACCGCGCTGCCGCTTCGACGAAGGCGCGGCTGCCCGGATGCGCATAGGCCTGGTCGCTCACCCAGAGCGGGCCGTCATCGCCGTGAAAGGCGTCGGCACCGCGCATGTTGCGCTCGCTGCGCCGGAACCAGGGGAGGACATCGTCCCAGCCCCAGCCGGTGGCGCCGAGATCGCGCCATTCGTCATAGTCGCGCTGGTGGCCGCGGACATAGAGCATCGCGTTGATCGCGCTCGATCCGCCCATGCCCCTGCCGCGCGGCTGGTATCCCCGCCGCCCGTTCAGCCCGGGCTGCGGCACCGTCTCGAAGCGCCAGTTGGTCTGGCGGCCCTGGAACGGCATCATGCCGGGCATCAGCGTTTCGAGCCCCGTATTACGCCCTCCCGCTTCCAGCACTGCGACCTTGTACTTGCCGCCTTCGCTCAGGCGGCCTGCGACGGCGCTCCCGCCCGATCCGCATCCGATGACGACGATGTCGGCTTCTTCCATGCGTCCCCCCGTTCCCGGCGCGTCGCTTCCCAACGCGCCCTTATCGTTTCCGACGTGTCGCGGCTGCCGTCATGGCTCCAGCCGGGCGGGCGGATCATATAGTTCAGCCGCGCGCGCCAGGTGGGCGCGGCCCACACGTCCTTGGCGATCCCGATCCACTCGTGCGTCGCCGCCCAGAGGATGTTGAAGCTGCCCAGATCCTTGACGATGCCGTAGCGTGGGCGGTCGTCGTCGCGCTCGGGCTCGAAAGTGCCGAACATGCGATCCCAGACGATGAAGACGCCGGCATAATTGGTGTCGAGATACCGCGGGTTGGTCGCATGGTGGACGCGGTGGTGTGACGGCGTGTTCATCACCGCCTCGAACCAGCGCGGCATTCGCCCGATCACTTCGGTATGGATCCAGAACTGGTAGACCAGGTTCAATCCCGCGACGAAGAAGACCATCGCCGGGGGGAATCCAACCAGGAACAGCGGCAGCCGGAACAGGAAGTTCAGGCTGAAGAAGCCCGTCCAGGTCTGCCGCAGCGCGGTCGACAGATTATAATGCTGGCTCGAATGGTGGATGACGTG
Coding sequences:
- a CDS encoding GMC family oxidoreductase; this encodes MEEADIVVIGCGSGGSAVAGRLSEGGKYKVAVLEAGGRNTGLETLMPGMMPFQGRQTNWRFETVPQPGLNGRRGYQPRGRGMGGSSAINAMLYVRGHQRDYDEWRDLGATGWGWDDVLPWFRRSERNMRGADAFHGDDGPLWVSDQAYAHPGSRAFVEAAARLQIPVNPDFNGARQEGAGLYQVTQRNGERWSASRAYLPGGGVEVLCEAMVERILFEGGRACGVAYRRGGEARTIRARRVVLAAGAFQTSQLLMLSGIGPGAHLAEMGVPVRVDRPAVGSNLQDHVDYVAAFETPGSLFLGRSAMGTLKSLGGLMRWLMTRSGGMTTPYAEAGAFLRTERAGERPDVQLHFLIAIVEDHGRAKVAGHGFSCHACVLRPESRGSVRLQSPHADAPPLIDPNFLSDPRDMAVLKAGTRAMYRILETAPLADYKGRDRYPVDLADDAALEALIRTRADTIYHPVGSARMGSDDDAVVDPRLRVRGVEGLYVADASVMPRLIGGNTNAPTIMIGERGAAFIAEDLG
- a CDS encoding sterol desaturase family protein, which codes for MLPDPITLAVPAFVVLVLAEMIVARIKDRTRYEPRDTLTSLALGTGSTIAGLLSGGLIFALAMWVWQFRLFDISYAWYWFVLAFVLDDLAYYAFHRSAHRVRWFWASHVIHHSSQHYNLSTALRQTWTGFFSLNFLFRLPLFLVGFPPAMVFFVAGLNLVYQFWIHTEVIGRMPRWFEAVMNTPSHHRVHHATNPRYLDTNYAGVFIVWDRMFGTFEPERDDDRPRYGIVKDLGSFNILWAATHEWIGIAKDVWAAPTWRARLNYMIRPPGWSHDGSRDTSETIRARWEATRRERGDAWKKPTSSSSDADRAGAPSQAA